In Bactrocera oleae isolate idBacOlea1 chromosome 3, idBacOlea1, whole genome shotgun sequence, a genomic segment contains:
- the LOC106617123 gene encoding WD repeat-containing protein on Y chromosome — translation MSSKNDTLVDEDVDYQTVSTGHSISIERPERLHEWLKAEDIEYIRHKFISHPLQKLNLKELREVFDNLSIKFTDIEYNRLFLKINQNRDFLCDWNELISYLIFGFQEDDPSTQKEALILPISTAPIVKKSEHRSPICSISLLRVQADDVDEEDIGKQLNGALEDSPEACGMWITASREGQVRFWSNTLEPLRTGVSTSINLKMATWILQVQALSDVSIVCTSSTERELRFHETVASTFTLRIVIRSLPFAVCSMSYSFHPKGKTNSRLVLGDFGGNVRILEFTPFLRGPFQSKPGAALVELFWSDVLKGKLPLMSVREYPNIHSELIQHIYFSIRMNSLLVAAEYRNAKKYRARCPGLIIASGEDKTYFRIPMGVSTFFVAEKNNIVVTGGPDTFVRVWDVYISSKPSGILTGHNGGIVYIFVQAEEKKIYSVDYHKIIKIWHMTEYTLLQTFGDLVRILASETDLSYLYHPLSRDLLVGGRKLISIKCCARIRVDLTDGNTHAAPVSVVLYNGLFRNVVTCGLDSYIIVWDPWTGRRKIIMKSCHTKMEYGETIDIEITAACFDPLEQFLLTGARDGSLKIWNYNNAVCMRNMSIKPEHEVTAVVWVVERILAVGWDQQVTEFNDVEGREYGDPKKWTKFHNDDITCADVKLGEGVVTATYSGELIFWKLETGQPYRRYSVADPLRFIELKHRDSEADGSGRRVSQHLSISRYVRKSISEGILKIETQLNKRPTSFERTFSDADIRDDLAYAVSLRSTRPVSVQAVLFLQTRPMTKEHGSVFVALDTGVIQVYSHHQRGGYLKEFNSSHRTGDCVLTMATDRKNRYLFTGTAFGYIKIWHIVNYCIPEREKQHVCMPLLRLQFIFLRKERFLTRSKRIVRNQPEPMLLSSYKAHIKAVNSIVYINTPKILLTGSHDCSCRLWSLGGRYLGTLGTPLPWLKLSPFESVEEDQRYRMPPDIKKVASSTTMKVISGVQEDKRPVRYDPKGAEDEEAVEAEATARMYGKPLREPILGKYFTLPGKSATEQRIDLDTSLSYIPVFSHLRIHEADDIERPPTPPAIRRINNEDYMEFYDPNKKERPGQKK, via the exons atgtCTAGCAAAAATGACACTCTTGTCGACGAAGATGTCGACTATCAAACAGTTTCAACTGGTCATTCCATTAGTATTGAACGTCCAGAGCGTCTACATGAATGGCTTAAAGCGGAAGATATTGAATATATAAGGCACAAATTCATCTCTCATCCATTACAAAAGCTCAACCTAAAAGAATTGCGAGAAGTTTTTGACAATCTCAGTATAAAATTCACCGACATTGAATATAACCGTCTCTTCCTTAAAATCAATCAGAATCGTGACTTTCTGTGCGATTGGAATGAACTCATTTCATATTTGATATTTGGCTTTCAAGAAGACGACCCCAGCACCCAGAAAGAAGCGCTCATATTACCAATATCGACAGCACCAATAGTTAAAAAGTCCGAGCATCGTTCACCAATTTGTTCCATAAGTTTATTGCGCGTGCAAGCCGATGATGTCGATGAGGAAGATATTGGCAAGCAATTAAATGGAGCGTTGGAAGATTCTCCCGAGGCATGTGGCATGTGGATAACAGCCAGTCGTGAGGGACAAGTACGCTTTTGGTCTAATACGCTTGAGCCGCTACGTACAGGTGTCTCCACTAGTA tcAATCTCAAAATGGCTACATGGATACTGCAAGTACAAGCGCTCTCCGACGTAAGTATCGTTTGTACCTCTTCTACTGAACGCGAGCTACGTTTTCACGAGACAGTAGCCTCTACCTTTACTCTGCGCATTGTTATTCGGAGTTTACCATTTGCCGTATGCAGCATGTCCTACAGTTTCCATCCGAAAGGGAAGACTAATTCGCGACTGGTACTCGGTGATTTCGGTGGTAATGtaagaattttggaatttacaCCATTTCTTCGTGGACCATTTCAGAGTAAACCCGGCGCTGCGCTCGTTGAGCTGTTCTGGTCCGACGTTCTTAAA GGTAAATTACCTTTAATGAGCGTTCGTGAATATCCAAATATCCACAGTGAGCTTATACAACATATCTACTTTTCGATTCGCATGAATTCACTGCTCGTGGCTGCAGAATATCGCAATGCAAAGAAATATCGCGCACGCTGTCCGGGTTTAATTATAGCTTCCGGTGAAGATAAAACCTACTTCCGCATACCAATG GGcgtttcaacattttttgttgctgaAAAAAATAACATCGTTGTCACTGGTGGACCTGATACCTTTGTGCGTGTCTGGGATGTGTACATTTCAAGTAAACCATCCGGTATACTGACCGGTCATAATGGCGGCATTGTTTATATCTTCGTACAAGCCGaggagaaaaaaatttatagcgtcgattatcataaaattataaaaatctgGCACATGACTGAGTACACATTACTGCAGACTTTTGGCGATTTAGTACGCATTTTGGCTTCTGAAACAGATTTGAGTTACTTGTATCATCCATTGTCACGTGATCTGCTCGTTGGTGGTCGTAAGCTTATCAGTATAAAATGTTGTGCACGCATTCGGGTGGATCTTACCGATGGTAATACACATGCTGCACCCGTTTCCGTAGTACTGTATAATGGACTGTTTCGCAATGTGGTCACTTGTGGCTTAGATAGTTATATAATAGTGTGGGATCCATGGACCGGACGTCGTAAAATTATTATGAAGAGCTGTCACACTAAAATGGAATATGGCGAAACAATTGACATTGAAATTACGGCAGCATGTTTTGATCCCTTGGAGCAATTTCTACTGACCGGAGCACGTGATGGTTCTTTGAAAATATGGAATTACAATAATGCAGTTTGCATGCGTAATATGAGCATAAAACCAGAACATGAAGTCACGGCCGTTGTTTGGGTTGTTGAGAG gatATTAGCAGTTGGTTGGGATCAACAAGTTACGGAATTCAATGATGTTGAAGGACGAGAATATGGCGACCCAAAGAAATGGACAAAATTCCATAATGACGATATCACTTGTGCCGATGTAAAGTTGGGTGAAGGTGTCGTAACAGCCACTTACTCCGGCGAGTTAATATTTTGGAAACTTGAAACCGGTCAACCATATCGTAGATATAGTGTTGCAGATCCTTTGCGCTTCATCGAG CTGAAACACAGAGATTCCGAGGCAGATGGATCCGGTAGGCGTGTCTCACAACATCTGAGCATTTCACGTTATGTGCGCAAATCCATTTCGGAAGGCATACTGAAGATCGAAACGCAATTGAACAAGAGACCCACATCATTTGAACGGACCTTTTCAGATGCCGATATTCGTGATGATTTGGCATATGCCGTGTCTTTGCGTTCAACCAGACCCGTGTCCGTGCAGGCTGTACTATTTCTACAGACGCGTCCTATGACAAAGGAGCATG GTAGCGTTTTCGTCGCACTCGACACGGGCGTAATTCAGGTGTATTCACATCATCAGCGCGGCGGTTATCTCAAAGAGTTCAATTCAAGTCACCGCACTGGAGACTGTGTTCTAACAATGGCAACGGATCGGAAGAATCGTTATCTCTTTACGGGCACAGCATTTGGTTATATTAAGATTTGGCATATTGTCAACTATTG CATACCGGAACGCGAGAAACAGCATGTGTGTATGCCACTACTACGCTTGCAATTCATATTTTTGCGCAAGGAACGCTTTTTGACACGCTCGAAGCGCATAGTTAGAAATCAGCCGGAGCCAATGCTGTTGAGTTCATATAAAGCACATATAAAAGCGGTCAATTCGATAGTCTATATAAATacgccaaaaatattattaac CGGCAGTCACGACTGTTCATGTCGCCTTTGGTCACTAGGCGGCCGCTATCTGGGTACTTTGGGTACACCTCTACCTTGGCTTAAGTTGTCACCTTTTGAATCTGTGGAGGAGGATCAACGATATCGTATGCCGCCTGATATTAAGAAGGTGGCAAGTTCCACAACGATGAag GTAATCTCTGGCGTACAAGAGGACAAGCGACCTGTTCGTTACGATCCAAAAGGTGCTGAAGATGAAGAAGCTGTCGAAGCAGAGGCCACAGCGCGTATGTATGGCAAGCCGTTGAGAGAACCAATACTTGGCAAATATTTCACTTTGCCCGGCAAAAGCGCTACAGAGCAACGCATCGATTTGGATACATCGCTCTCGTATATACCGGTATTTTCACATTTACGCATACACGAAGCTGATGATATTGAGCGCCCACCAACACCGCCGGCAATACGCCGCATAAATAATGAGGACTATATGGAATTCTACGATCCAAACAAGAAGGAGCGACCAGGACAAAAGAAATGA
- the Rab3-GAP gene encoding rab3 GTPase-activating protein non-catalytic subunit yields MSCEVKTFGEIRDFHKVQEYFGLSHDENWLNAVNFAISPTGELIALGQGEKLALLSSQWDNKSQVSTYILSWCGELDNPNQIITSLLCLPIYGKGVSAGAEWTCITIGLNSGMVLFYTDAGIKIFSQCYHDGPVLCIKAYSPPRHSEADSFVYITYNECMSIIKGADMFPHLVNLRLNFNRTYGRNAASNTSGLPAADLLQFQKFKFSGKNGAIINDAALTGSRYVTMYDHIIEQAIGVGCYAKVNTTPVQHSMVVGVGAEPYLGFYYAEEGYRTTTLGEVAKGVIDLTYRSVWGKLFGQPEKPTDSAATHAQESMFRPRCRFYDGKRDGYTIALAPNGQLAAVTDNLDRVVLVDLRRGILLRVWKGYRDAQCAFVPVKERSLKGVKTQHRKALFLVIYAPRLGCLEIWALQHGPKVAAFTVTKSGQLAYNTHGLMGVTPGLKVKSSTPNYCLFLDPSDGSVKEVLIPFHFALSEINSKTSRDIDLFRRLKSLLRGLDNTVNVEEIVNIAADFQTIEVRQQCLDMLKKNKQLKPQIFQKIINAFADSLQSQVTDDDQSEANAEHENFKTIVENYQRLAEFYLTLKRPTEVEFDDYLELDDCDLVTINQIILLLGDKYAQPSPNESKAGAQLSGKVTFQERCQEDGDFVDFLSIFKVDDNDKLTLLREKIDSFGYISGQLFKEFFECGLCFEELKAATVKAKIPAEDLLILALHFWMDKPFRYQNCDEVIADMSRLAAMIKAICEIAGERVNDYAYNEISQWWQDIREILLDCPKSFGLLAAIVCKSVAAKLRRGYREGSCDEGSQTEEEEKWEQISHDQAQWGLLIGKLEDISILGATVEHPIQCSEPVMPELPYEPPDCSLKFIVNGGKGIVTDLTAKWLINSRIHPTRIVATELKVVESSAQESCQTTTPKEVTADNDVATPSDSGGGDQCLSSNESADNTASDPVLQKLQLLREHFPFSLEPGMLLSLMSWHYMVHWSKNLPRLEYIRASLACMSQYKPEDYALKHGICCMLWNAALKYPLQSTMKLIQKVGRLPKDRMCQQDIEMSAALVPNFLELCLQFLEHFITSLEHGSRELKFEESLTEGPLPLQYLALQQHNAIVELLQLHSELCAVLHLIASLQLKMPKPITNVFDAMANKTFFSDINKELPYQLPEADLVLQQQREHFLCKAISASMDLIREDLEQLYTQEHMEFMEKIMGLAERWNLKKTALIRQQAVEMYAHSYDAQGEVLLKQLRDDEHVARLLLEVAGKRLNLIANRSRDAYLKIASVGQQLLHFLDRLREVPSGTVQISASEASEINIIDLSKLVTHCFDFLSQREPTKYVHIAGQMFDACSILQD; encoded by the exons ATGTCATGCGAGGTCAAAACATTTGGCGAAATCCGTGATTTCCACAAAGTACAAGAATACTTCGGTTTGAGTCATG ACGAAAATTGGTTAAATGccgtaaattttgcaatttcacCAACGGGTGAGCTCATCGCTTTGGGACAGGGTGAAAAATTAGCATTACTTTCATCACAATGGGATAATAAAAGTCAAGTTAGTACTTATATACTGAGTTGGTGTGGTGAGCTCGATAACCCCAATCAAATTATTACATCGCTACTGTGCCTGCCTATATATGGCAAGGGTGTCAGCGCAGGCGCCGAATGGACTTGTATTACAATTGGACTTAACTCAGGCATGGTGTTATTTTACACCGACGctggcataaaaatattttcacaatg TTATCATGATGGTCCCGTGCTCTGCATTAAAGCTTACAGTCCGCCTCGACATTCCGAAGCCGATTCCTTCGTATATATAACTTACAATGAATGTATGAGCATTATTAAAGGCGCCGATATGTTTCCACATCTAGTTAATTTGCGCCTTAATTTCAATCGCACATATGGTCGCAATGCAGCAAGTAACACTTCGGGACTTCCCGCCGCCGACCTGCtgcaatttcaaaaatttaagttttctgGGAAAAACGGTGCAATTATTAACGATGCCGCACTCACAGGTTCACGTTATGTTACTATGTATGATCATATCATTGAACAGGCGATTGGTGTTGGCTGTTATGCCAAAGTGAATACAACGCCTGTACAACATTCGATGGTGGTAGGTGTGGGTGCTGAACCTTATCTAGGTTTTTACTATGCAGAAGAGGGATACCGGACCACAACATTAGGTGAAGTAGCCAAGGGAGTCATAGACTTAACGTATCGTAGTGTTTGGGGTAAACTATTTGGCCAACCAGAAAAGCCAACTGACTCGGCAGCTACGCATGCGCAAGAGTCGATGTTTCGTCCTCGTTGTCGGTTTTATGATGGCAAACGTGATGGATATACAATTGCATTGGCGCCAAATGGACAGCTCGCAGCTGTAACCGATAACTTGGATCGCGTTGTGCTGGTCGATCTACGGCGTGGTATATTGTTGCGTGTTTGGAAGGGTTATCGTGATGCACAATGTGCGTTTGTACCAGTTAAAGAACGTTCATTGAAAGGCGTAAAAACACAACATCGAAAAGCGCTTTTCTTAGTTATTTATGCTCCACGTTTAGGTTGTTTAGAAATTTGGGCATTACAACACGGTCCGAAGGTGGCTGCCTTCACGGTCACAAAGAGTGGGCAATTAGCATATAATACGCATGGGCTGATGG gtgTAACGCCCGGTTTAAAGGTAAAATCATCTACACCGAATTATTGCCTGTTCCTAGACCCCAGCGATGGCAGCGTAAAAGAAGTGCTGATACCCTTTCATTTCGCCTTAAGTGAGATAAACTCTAAAACCTCACGAGACATAGATTTGTTCCGGCGTCTAAAGAGTCTCTTGCGTGGTTTGGATAACACTGTCAATGTCgaggaaattgtaaatatagcAGCTGACTTTCAAACGATTGAAGTACGCCAGCAATGTTTGGACATGTTGAAGAAGAATAAGCAATTAAAAccgcaaatatttcaaaaaattataaacgcaTTTGCCGATTCATTGCAGTCGCAAGTCACAGATGACGACCAAAGTGAAGCGAATGCagaacatgaaaattttaaaaccattgTTGAGAACTACCAACGCCTTGCAGAGTTTTATTTAACCTTAAAGCGGCCGACTGAGGTTGAATTTGATGATTACTTAGAATTGGACGACTGCGATTTGGTGACCATcaatcaaataatattgttgctTGGCGATAAATATGCACAACCGAGCCCCAACGAGAGCAAAGCTGGCGCACAACTTAGCGGGAAAGTCACATTCCAGGAGCGATGTCAAGAAGATGGCGACTTTGTTGACTTTTTGAGCATATTCAAAGTAGATGATAATGATAAGCTAACGTTATTGCGTGAAAAAATCGATAGTTTTGGTTACATCAGTGGCCAGCTCTTTAAAGAATTCTTTGAATGCGGTCTTTGCTTCGAGGAGCTGAAGGCGGCAACTGTTAAAGCGAAAATACCCGCCGAAGATTTGCTGATATTAGCGCTACACTTTTGGATGGATAAACCTTTTCGTTACCAGAActg TGATGAAGTTATTGCGGATATGTCACGTTTGGCAGCCATGATAAAGGCGATTTGCGAGATTGCTGGCGAACGGGTAAACGACTATGCTTATAATGAAATTTCTCAATGGTGGCAGGATATTCGTGAAATACTCTTGGATTGTCCAAAATCGTTCGGTTTACTAGCGGCAATCGTTTGCAAATCAGTTGCAGCCAAATTACGTCGCGGATATAGAGAG GGCTCTTGTGACGAAGGTTCACAGACAGAAGAGGAAGAAAAGTGGGAGCAAATCTCACACGATCAAGCACAATGGGGCTTACTCATAGGAAAATTGGAAGACATCTCAATACTAGGCGCCACAGTGGA GCATCCAATTCAATGCAGTGAACCTGTTATGCCTGAACTGCCTTATGAACCGCCTGATTGCAGTTTGAAATTCATTGTCAACGGTGGCAAAGGTATCGTCACGGATCTCACTGCCAAATGGTTAATTAATTCACGTATACATCCAACGAGAATTGTGGCAACCGAATTGAAAGTAGTGGAAAGCAGTGCACAAGAAAGCTGTCAGACAACGACACCTAAAGAAGTGACTGCAGATAATGACGTTGCGACACCAAGTGACAGCGGTGGTGGTGATCAATGTTTATCCAGCAATGAATCTGCTGACAATACTGCCTCTGATCCAGTGCTTCAAAAGTTACAACTTTTACGCGAACACTTTCCATTCAGTTTGGAACCCGGCATGCTACTGAGTCTTATGTCCTGGCACTATATGGTGCATTGGAGCAAAAACTTGCCGCGCTTGGAGTATATACGTGCCTCACTCGCTTGCATGAGCCAATACAAGCCGGAAGATTATGCGCTCAAGCATGGCATCTGTTGTATGCTTTGGAATGCCGCATTGAAGTATCCACTACAATCGACTATGAAGCTGATACAAAAGGTGGGTCGCCTGCCAAAAGATAGAATGTGCCAACAAGACATTGAAATGTCAGCAGCTTTGGTACCCAATTTTCTAGAATTGTGTTTGCAATTTTTGGAACATTTTATTACCTCACTAGAGCACGGCAGTCGTGAATTGAAATTCGAGGAATCGTTAACCGAGGGACCGCTGCCATTACAATACCTGGCATTGCAACAACACAATGCCATTGTGGAATTATTGCAGTTGCATTCTGAGCTTTGCGCTGTGTTGCACTTAATTGCCTCGCTGCAGTTAAAAATGCCTAAACCCATTACGAACGTATTCGATGCCATGGCTAATAAGACGTTCTTCAGTGATATTAACAAGGAATTGCCATATCAGCTGCCAGAAGCGGATTTggtattgcaacaacaacgtgAGCATTTCTTATGCAAGGCTATCAGTGCCTCAATGGATTTGATACGCGAAGACCTAGAACAGCTGTACACACAAGAGCACATGGAGTTCATGGAGAAGATAATGGGCTTGGCTGAACGTTGGAATTTGAAGAAGACAGCACTTATACGTCAGcag gcGGTGGAAATGTACGCTCATTCTTACGATGCACAAGGTGAAGTGCTTTTGAAACAGTTGCGAGACGACGAACATGTTGCACGTTTGCTGCTTGAGGTGGCTGGTAAACGCTTAAATTTAATAGCAAACAGATCACGTGATGCTTACTTGAAAATAGCTTCAGTGGGTCAACAACTTCTACACTTCCTCGATAGACTG CGTGAAGTACCCAGCGGCACCGTTCAAATATCTGCCTCCGAAGCaagcgaaataaatataattgacttATCGAAACTGGTGACGCATTGCTTCGATTTTCTTTCACAGAGAGAACCaactaaatatgtacatattgccGGTCAGATGTTTGATGCCTGTTCTATATTGCAAGATTAG
- the firl gene encoding epidermal retinol dehydrogenase 2 isoform X2 — protein MDIVQDISEFFVVFVKILLELLHSLFEKFMTKRLKDISGEIILITGAGHGIGRELALHYAAWGSVVVCVDINEKNNEETLNKAKRLMQNSVYGYTCDVANRDAVLKLAAQVEAEVGRVSVLVNNVGIMPTHPLEQHTAEEIRRVFDINVLSHFWTLEAFLPQMKQQGRGHIICISSIAGVVGLTNLVPYCATKYAVRGMMEALHEEIREGPYKDFIKLTVVYPYMTNTGLCKRPKVKFPSMLGLLDPKEVAKHIVEAHRSNVNETTIPGSLLHVNNWCRLLPLRCGLLLKDYIDSGVESDL, from the exons GTTATTGCATAGtctttttgaaaagtttatgaCCAAAAGGCTGAAGGATATTAGCGGTGAAATTATATTG ATAACAGGCGCTGGACATGGCATTGGACGTGAATTGGCGCTACATTATGCGGCATGGGGTAGTGTTGTTGTCTGTGTCGATATAAATGAGAAGAACAATGAAGAAACTTTGAATAAAGCTAAAAGACTTATGCAAAATTCTGTTTATGGTTACAC TTGCGATGTTGCAAATCGTGATGCAGTTTTGAAGCTAGCCGCCCAAGTTGAAGCTGAAGTTGGACGTGTCTCTGTGTTGGTGAACAATGTCGGTATTATGCCGACACATCCGCTGGAGCAACATACTGCTGAAGAGATAAGACGCGTATTCGATATAAATGTTTTATCACATTTCTGGACACTTGAAGCATTCCTGCCGCAAATGAAGCAACAGGGACGTGgtcatattatatgtatttcctCGATTGCCGGAGTTGTAGGGCTAACAAATTTAGTACCATATTGTGCAACCAAGTACGCTGTGCGTGGCATGATGGAGGCGTTGCATGAGGAAATACGCGAAGGACCTTACAAGGATTTT ataaagcTTACCGTTGTTTACCCCTATATGACTAACACTGGTCTATGCAAACGGCCCAAAGTAAAGTTTCCATCAATGCTTGGCCTACTGGATCCCAAGGAGGTTGCCAAACATATTGTGGAGGCACACCGTTCAAATGTTAATGAAACTACAATACCTGGTAGCCTGCTCCATGTCAATAATTGGTGTCGTTTGTTACCTTTGCGTTGTGGTCTTTTACTTAAGGATTATATAGATAGCGGCGTTGAATCAGATTTGTGA